Within Solea solea chromosome 1, fSolSol10.1, whole genome shotgun sequence, the genomic segment TTTATCACAGTAGTACATGTGACTCAAATTAACTGAATTAGGTACAAACCGTATGGAGCTAAATTACTAGCGGACAGTGTGGCTAACTGATGCTAACATCGACAGCCAACTTACACCCGCCGCACATACCTTTATGAAAATTTGACTAACAAGGGAAACCCGACTACATTATGTATTTACATGAACACACAATCCGATTAAAAGAACACCGtaagtgaacgtgtgtgtgactttgacaCTCAAACTTACCGAGCAAGTGGTTGGAGTCGAGCTACTAACTTTCGGGAATGTTTCCACCTTGTTGAATTTCCACTGCGAGTGCGGGGGGAAGAAGAACACTTGGAGCCAATGACACGGTGAATAGTTGTGCCACGTAAGAATCGTCATTGGTTTTTCAACGTGAGTGACAGAAAGTAAAACCAAACACGCCCGGACTTTGTAAATCAAAACCGTCTCATGATTGGGTTGTGAAGCTGTCGATCGAACTACATTGTCCAATCACGGGTAAGgaatcttgtgtgtgtgttcgttatATTTCTCCACATGTCCCGGCGGTAGCTGTGTCCGACATGAATCGCTGTGATCCTTATGGGAAAACCGGGACGCCCTTATACACAAAACAACCGCGCCAATCGACGTacccaaaaaacccaaacaccgAGCTCAGCTTCTGCTGCTAGTAGCTAAAGAACCGAAGTGATGGAAGCGACGAAGGCCCCGCAACACTGAAATTGGTTTTGTCAGTCTTGTTTTTGCGAAGGTGTCGTCGACATTTAACCGCCTGTTGCTACGTCGTTGTCTCATCTCTTGTAACGGACGTTTTTAAACAAACTGACATTGTTTGCTGACATTGTTTGCTGTCATTGTCAACTAACGTCGGCTAGCATAGCCTAGCCTAGCTTAGCTTAGCGTAGCTGCCGAATCCCCTCCGTGTCACAGGGCGTGATTTAAGGTGAGGTTGGGGGTCGTGGAAAGTGTCTTTGTCAGAAAcgggtgtttgtgttttgggttCTGGGAATCACTTGTGGTCGTGTTGGGTTTAAACGGCAGAATTTGTTACATGTTGCCCACCGAACACGTCACTCGTGTGAGAGGAATGGTCTAATCAGTAAGTTACAGTAAACTATTCAGCGAGAATTGGCATTGGGTAGAGTCAATTCAGGGGTTTGTTGTTGATATAAATCCTTCAGAAACTTTCACCAACTGAGCAAAAAGTCACTCAAGGTAATTGAGTAGAGGTTTCCTAGTGTCCCACGCacataattttacattttgtaacataatgtttttgcattaacatgttttaaagtaatATAAACATGTGTGGTTGTATTCCCCCTGATTCACATTGATTCATTTGTCAGCAGTTTTCTCGTCATTCAGATaaggaaatacattttctgGTTCCTGCTTCTTAGAcgtcaaaaatgtttttgtctcaagTTTTATGCAAATTAAATGTCTTGgtgttgttttcactgaacTTGTGACAGACGTTTTAACTGAAACGTGTGTTTGGTTAAGCATTGAAAAGCTGCAGTCTTAATTATAATATACACCAATCAGGTATAATATCAAAACTAGTTGTTTTGTTGGTAGCTCATGATTCAAAAACAAGAATTTCATTGGCTTTATACTATGTTTATTTCTGCGGAAGACATTAACAAACCCTTGTAGCCTTaatttaaactaaaactaataatgaaaaatgtggtTGCCATTACTTAAGTGTCATACTGAAAAATTACTATTTCAGTTCAATACAGGACAATATAATTTAATTGTGTTCATCCTGTACACTATGTACACAATGTGGTATGTTTAAGTATGTGTACATACAGCCGCAAATGATCACCTTAATGTTAAGCAAACTCTGATTTGCTTTCTCCTTTCAGTTGAGTGAAGAGGTTGGGTTGATGTGCTTGGCATCAAGACAAGAGGCACCATGAGTGCAGAGCTGGATGCCCTGACCGTGGTGAACCAGCTGCGCGATCTTGCAGCAGACCCCCTCAACCGGAGAGCGATAGTAGAAGACCAAGGCTGTCTGCCAGGTCTCATCCTGTTCTTGGACCATCCCAACCCACAGGTCGTGTACTCTGCGTTACTGGTAAGCAGCATTCATTATGTCAATACTAGAGAAAGTGCTCAAAGTGTGTACACCGCTTTGGAGGCTACTCtaatgtaatgttgtgtttttcttttgtgtcagATCCGATTTCatgtggtttctgctgtgactTTCGCAAAGTGAGACATGCAAATGTACAGACACTGTGAGAATGAAATTCCCCAAGCGGACAATAAACAAACTACTCAGTTCCCCACAGTGCAGTCCATTATCTTCCTAGGTTATCATCTGCTTGAGAAAATGTGGgtctggatcaccaccaaaatctaaaaatgtcttCCTTGGGCTATAAATTGCATCCCTAGAAAATGTCATCAATATCCACTCTTTACCTCATCATTTATGCTgcgcacaaacagacaaacggCATAACCTCCTTGGCGGAGGCAATAAAGATAGCTTTCAAGAGTTTTTTGGTCTTACAATAAAAAATAGAGAACActgtaaatttgttttgtaaatatttttgcttATATGTCTAGAGCAGATCAGgatatcacttttattttggtagaATAGTCAACTCAGCTCCAGACAAgcaccaaggttattatagttttaacgaaaactaaaattgaaaaaatattttcgttaactgaaataaaactaaaactagagtttaaaaccccccccaaaaacaTAACTAACTCAATCTGAATTGTGCATTTATGAAACTAGCTAAAATTGtaatgaaaatgtgctttttcacTACAAAATCagccttttgggttcatatgaagtttatttattttttctctgccggTGATTTTGAAAGGTTATATTTTCattgataataaaatgtttttaatttgtttttgtttacaatgtgggacataaggCTCTGCAAGTTAAACATAACCTTCGTTATTGGGTTCagttggttcatctaagtgaGTCTACTGGTTATGTATattaaaagttttctttttacctccTACAAGTCACAAATGTTGGAGCAAGTTTCATTTACTGAGCCACATGCATGTTTGTATTAAAACAGCCATGTCTATATTTTAGAAAGTGTTCTGTGACCACATGCTCCCACTAACACTTAGAACACCCTGCCCtgatgagttttaaaaaaatttgAATTTACTTCCTGTATCTACCCaatctaaaaatgtactgttttttcCTCAGACCATGGTCCACTCCTCCACATCATTTCATGGAAATTActtgtgtcattaattattataaaataataattatttataccATTTAACAGGTAGACAGTTTGCCCCAAAAACAACCTCCGCGGTAGAGGTAATGACCTGTCCAGTGGTGACACCTGCTGTCGACATTATGTTTTGTGACACACTCTTGGTACAGCAGCCTGACGCCACTTCCACCACAATTTTTTCACAGTACATGACTTGTTGTGCAAGCATACTTTCAAGTGGCTTTATGTAAGAGCTGCTCTTTGATGGTAGTGTAAACACAGGGTCAGTGCACGTGTATTTATATTGGTTACGTAATACTTTACTTACCACTGCACATGTGCACCCATTTTAAAAGTGCTTTGTGTTACATCTCAGAGGgtccattatttttatttttttttaactgctggACAGATAATGTATGCCCTTTCCCTTGCAGGCCGTGCGCTACCTGGCAGAATGTCGAGCCAACAGAGAGAAGATGAAGGACGAACTGGGCATGATGCTGAGTTTGCAGAATGTCATGCAGAAGCAAGTGTCACCACATCACACATACACCCATGCACACTTTACTTGCTATCATACCTgaggatttcttttatttgacagTGGACAATGTGTGCCTGTCTGCAAATTCTTCCaaagccagaaaatgtcatgtcCAGATGAATCTGATCAAAGCCgattttagaaaaaagattgtAACTTGTTAAATTGCTGTTTCTGGTTTTGCTTTGTGGTTGACTTTGTGCATATAATTTATTCTAAGCATCTTTCTTTGTTATTTAGTTTCACTCTCTTTGTTGTTTCTATGTTAtttgtgctgtgttttctgaaaacataaacacattgtAGTCACTTCGAGTGTTGGTGAGATGTCCAGGGTGAAGACGTGTTGCGCTTCAGATCACTGGCTTTTACCAGAGGGTCAGCAGCAGTTGTGCAAAACGTTTGCTGTTCATCATTAGTGCCCTGATAGGATGAGATCTATGTTGAAGTGGCTGACTGTAGCTTGCATGATTTTGttcccccccctctcttcctGCAGGGTAGCTCTTGATCACCTCAGAGAAAAGCAGTCACTTCAGCTAGTCGGGGGTTGGATCAAGAGATGCCctacagtgacagcagcagctctttgtACTCCACAATCCAGTCAGTCTGACTTTGAGTAGAGGTCGATGTTAGCTGGACAGAGTGAAGAAACACATAGCTGTCAGGGGAATGTAGCACAGTTGCACAAAACAGGTGTGACTGCCCCTattattctttcattttatcACAATCTTAGCCTCAAGAAATAGCTATTAAGTATGTCAAGCCATGATCATGAGATAAATCGGTTGAGGAGAGTGTTTGCTCTGCTGACAGGCTTCCACAGAGTCAGAGTGTGTTGTTAAGTGCCACAAAGCACCAGGCTCCCAGAGGAATGCCATGCTAGACAGTGGATGTTGTATATGGTTACTATAGAGAGAGGGTGAGGGCGTTGACATGTAAAGCAATAAAGCCTGCAGGGGAATCCCTGACATTACAGCTGACCTCATGTGGCTTTCTGCAGGGCAAACAACAGCCCACTAAAATAGGCTCTGTTATGGATTTTTTTGCTAGATGAACAGTAAAATTCTGAAATGTATGCGTAGGTCGCATTGGTACATTTTGGACACCGCCACACTCTTCGGAGCTTAATGAGTTACATTTAGGCATCATGATACACTATGACTACATGTCTTCTCTCAGCTGATCTTCTCATCCATTTAATTTTAGGAGTACATCACCTGGCGAGACCAAACTTCTGGCCTCTGAGATCTATGAAATTCTCCAATCAGCTGGTAAAGAGGAGGCTGCACAGGCAGAAGCAGCTGCCGCCTCCTGCCGACGTAAAGCCCACTTCTTCCTGGGCTCCAACAACAAGAGAGCCAAAACGGTGGTGTTGCACATCGATGGACTGGACGACTCCGTAAGTTTGCACTCTAGAAAGtctttttgggggggggggggggggggcatcatgTTTGTCGCTGTCATAATCACAGTGCATGTTAGCGATGCACAGGGCTGGAAGGGTGGAGTGGTTAGGATGTAAATGTCAGCCATTGAACAGCAGGACGTTGAGATTGAACCTGAATGCTGCTCTGCAGGAAGCCTGCACCTAGCCAGATTACATTACAGCAGACAGACGGCCTCTGGTGGGCTGCATCACTATCActacagcagaaacacacaccatGTGGCAGCTGGTAAACTGCTTTATACTCATTTCTATGGAgcaacaaaatgttttacaatGTGGCCAGATTCAACTGAAACTCATTCAGCGTCATCTACATTTGAAGTCTCACACTGTATAATGATCCATTTTAAGCCACAGTTGTTTCTGAACATATGGCatgttggcctttttttttttttatccctgcTCATCAGACTCGAAGGAGTCTGTGTGAGGAGGCCCTGCTGAAGATCCGAGGGGTCATCAGCTTCACCTTCCAGATGGCTGTCAAGAGATGTGTCGTCAGGATCCGCTCTGACCTTAAAGCCGAGGTACGTGTGCGTCAGTATACACAACCACCCAGCAGGTTGGGGATAGACAATTCCCCAGCATATGATAATCAATTGTTTCCATGTGTCCCGTTTCAATGTATACAATAAACTCTGCCTCTGTCTAATTGTTGAGTTACTCCTTTGAGTTACTTCAAAAGTTTTTAGAACCttatatttgtcacattttaatcaCGAATAATCTCGTTTTGCCTAAAATGGATGCAAATGTGCTGTTGTAAGTATGCATGTTTGAGATGAAGACGGACATATCTGTTGTTCTCACAGGCTCTGGGTACAGCAATCAACTCCACCAAAGTCATGAAGGCTCAGCAGGTGGTCAAGACTGAAAATGGAGGAGAGGTGAGATTGTAGAACTGTAACCGCTGCTCAAAGACTTCATTTATTTCCAGTCCACTAATGGGTCCTATGTTGGATGTTCTCTATATGTGTACAAAGTGTTGCCCTCCTGCCTGTGGCAGAGGCTTATTTACACTGACATGATTAGATGGTCACATCTCTGCCTCAGCCTGTGGGCTCATGACCGTTTCCACACATACTGAGCTGTGCAGTGAAGCTGTATTTTGTAGATTTAAAAGTATTTGTTGTCTGATAAATCTTAAAAATAATTGTTGATCTGAAAGTAATTGCCAAAATGTTGCACTAGTCATATGCATAGTGGCCAGCAGGGGTCAGACCTGACTCAGTTATGTATTCTGATTCCAGATGATCATGATGATATTTGGTTCTGTGTTCCGCACAAACAGTGTTTGACATGAACCTCAGAATTTTATGAACACGTGCTTTGGACAAAAGCAGAATTTATTCCCCataaatttgttgtttttttatccttttgtgCAGCGGATTGTGCCATTCCAAGAAGACTCGGCAGAGCTGGTGGAGGAGAACACGGACATTCCGGACTACCTGCCGGAGGAGGAGAGTCCTTCACAGGAGCAGGACAAGGCCGTCACACGTGTAGGCTCTATTGCAGACGGCGCGGGATGGCTTGGCACGGCTGCTAACTTCCTGACCCGCTCCTTTTACTGGTGacccccccacctccctcccAATGTTCATACCCTCTGGTCCCCGTTTTTCTCCCGAAGGTCCCATCCAACTGCAGCCTCAGCATCTCTCAGCCTAGTCCCGGACTAAATCCTTCCTCTCAGCCCTACACTTAATCTAGAGGCCCCTCTGCGAAGCACATAGAACCCAGCCACACGTGCTGGACCGCCCGCCCGCCCAGTAAATCCCGCAATAAATTGCGAATATATATTGTGCTATAAACCTCActacaggctgtgtgtgtgtacaacaaTATACTAAATGCATTTGTATCTCACAAAGCATAGCCAGCGGACTTCAGCCGGAAACCAAATAACATTCTGAAAATGTGTATGGCTGTGTTGAAGGTTTTGACATGTGGCAGGCACATTTCAATATTCTTCGGCTGGTTTTGTGTACGTTTAAGAATTGGGacttttttagttttatataATTTTGGCTGCTTTCCTTCTGGTATGTTTCCCAATcattgttcttttatttattttttttcttcacatttttgaaTCTAATTAAGCCCCCCCGTCTCTTTacagataattttttttaacaggctATGATTTTTGTGCCAATTTTTCCTGATGCCTACActtgtgatttgtgtgtgtgtgtgtgtgtgtgtgtgtgtgcgccttttttgacatttctctgtaactattatttattcatcaattCAGACAAATGATTTGAGAGCTCAGAGTATGTTTCATGTAGTGTGCTTCTCAAGGCAGCAGCCGGGCCTCCCCCAGCTTTTGCTCACTTAGGGACGTCACT encodes:
- the armc1 gene encoding armadillo repeat-containing protein 1; translated protein: MSAELDALTVVNQLRDLAADPLNRRAIVEDQGCLPGLILFLDHPNPQVVYSALLAVRYLAECRANREKMKDELGMMLSLQNVMQKSTSPGETKLLASEIYEILQSAGKEEAAQAEAAAASCRRKAHFFLGSNNKRAKTVVLHIDGLDDSTRRSLCEEALLKIRGVISFTFQMAVKRCVVRIRSDLKAEALGTAINSTKVMKAQQVVKTENGGERIVPFQEDSAELVEENTDIPDYLPEEESPSQEQDKAVTRVGSIADGAGWLGTAANFLTRSFYW